The Ornithorhynchus anatinus isolate Pmale09 unplaced genomic scaffold, mOrnAna1.pri.v4 scaffold_232_arrow_ctg1, whole genome shotgun sequence genome contains the following window.
catctctatccCCTTGCTCTCTTTCCCTGTGTGCGCTCTATctattgctctctgtctctctccgatTAGTCTCTCTATAtcgctctgtttctgtctctcccaaatgcatCTCTGTAGAATTTCCTACCAAATGACTAGTTGGCAACCTTCCTCCGGCTACACGGGTCTACAGAAATTTTGGGAAATATGGAAATGGGAAACAAAACAACGAAGAGAGTAGAGAGAGGATATAGTGTTCGCTTGAGCACAGGGTTCCACACACATTTAGCGCCCACGGGAGAGcactccaccatcctcccagcctcacaacccCGTAACTTTGTCAAAGGCCTCAGCTTACTTGCTTCATTCAGACCACAAATCATTTTTCTCACCAGATCCTGGAAATCAAACCTCATgttattgttaaaatctgccctttcctctgcagaaACTCTACCACCACGCTAATCCAAGAATATGTCTTCTGTCTTGCCtccactactacatcagcctcctaatATCTTCTCAGTATGAGGGCAGTTTCATGGGGCCCTGAAAGAGCAAGCTTGATTCCAATTCGCTTCAGGCTTCAGTGCCGTATATATCCTGGCCCTTCCAACTCCATATCCAGCAGCAATCACATTCTGGCAACACTCTCACAGAAGTTGGCAGACGAGACgagggcagcaggaggaagacaaCCGAGGCTGGCTTGCATAGAGACCCAAAGCGAAGGCGGCTAGGTGGAGACGAGGATGAATCAGTAGTTTCCCCATACCCGGAACCACTCGGGGAGACTCAGGACCTTCTGGAGTATGTCAACCGGTTTGCACAGTCTCTTGCTGAGGAAGACAGTTCAAGCACAGGTAAGTGCTTCGGCAGTTTCAGAGGAGCCAGGGTGTGTCCCATATCAAACTCTTCTATGCATACTGCCACGGGGGCCATGTGGGCAATGTCTTTGATTTCCCAGGTATGTTGCAAGGAAAAGGGGCTCAGGGTGTTCCTGAGatactccctctccatcctttaCAGAGTTCCTTGTTTACTTTATGTAGCCTGCTGCTACCTACTACCCTGACTgtcccctctgtcccctcactTTCTTTCACAGTGTCCTTTGAGATTGCGGATTCAAAACAGCTTTGCCGGTATATGCCATCTGATTCACATTTGGTTCAATTTCGCAGGGTCTTCCACCTCCCTTGACCCGGCTTCTCCCGTCCCCGATCTGCAACAGAGACCACCGTCAACAAGAGCGGCACTAGAGGAGGTGGAGCGAATCATTCAAGAGCTCAGAGCTAAAGATGAATCTTTACAGGCCGTCCTTTCCGATGTATTGCAATATGTCTCTGGGAACCCTGACACAACAAACGAGTGGGGCCAGCCTCCATCAGGTAAGAATAACTCCGAAGGAATATGCCGCCTCCACAGGTTTGGACTGGGATCAGGGTGCCTCTGGCTGTAGAGCACTGATGGGTCTGAGACTTTGCCTTTCAGCCTTGCCATCCACAAGTCAGCCTGGCCCGAGTATTTCTCAGAAGTCCCTTTCCATCTCTTGCAAAGCTACCCGTTTCTCCCTATGTAACCTAATGATATCTGCTGCCTTGAGATTCTTCTCCAGTGGTTTTCCTGCTTCCGTCCTTTCACACTGCCCTTGGTCCTTGCAGATTCGGAATAGCCTTACCCACACATGCCAAGCGATTCATGGTTTCATCAATTCGCAGGACGTTCCAGCTCACTTGGATCAGCTTCTCGGGCCATAGCTTCTCAACAGAGACCGTCATCACCGGGGGTGGCTGAAGAAGACTTGGAGCAAATTATTCAAGAGCTCGGTGGTAAAGCTGAATCATGCCAGGCTCTTCCTCCCAACGTACTGGATCATCTCTCTGGAGGGCCCTACCTGCCAATCGCGGTGGAGCCGGTCCAATCAGGTATGTCAGGTAAGATTTCGGGAGAATTTACCACCTACTCAGACTTGGATCGGGGTCAGGGCACTTCTGGCTGGAGAGCACCTGAACGAGTGTGAAGCTCAGGAGCCACTAGGTACTTTTGGGCGTGGCCTTCAGTATCCCGGTTTATCCTGGTTTGGGACCAACAAGCCTTACCTTCTCCCAGAGATCATGAATTTTACTCAGCGTGTCCGTCTGGATTTTTCCTTACACATTATCCTCCGTGTACTTGGTGGGCTGAATTCCTTAAATGCTTCTccgagaatggggagagaggctgCAATGAACTGATAGCTCTGATTCTTTGTCTTTCAGCCCTGCAATTCATGAGTCAGCCCGTTATTGCCTGGTTTAGGGTTGTCTGAGGTGGTCCCTTTCCATCTCATGCAGTTACTTAATTTTCCCTACAGAACCTGTTGCTACTTCCTGCTCTGACCGTCCTCCCCGTCTGGTTTCAGTTTCCTTCCTTTAACGCTGTCCTGGGATTTTGCAGATTCGGGACAGCCTTACCCGCACATGCCAATTGACAGATGGTTTCTCCTACTCACAGGATGCTCCAGCCCATTTGGACCGACTTCTCCCATCTCAGCTCTgcaacagataccgtcgtcactGGCAGAGGCACAAGAAGAGGTGGAGCAAATCACTGAAGAGGTCATCGCTAAAGATGAATCCAGTTGGGCTCTCCCTATTGATGCATTGGATTATCTCTCTGAAGGGGATCCACCAAACGCCGTTGAGCAGGCCCAATCAGGTAAGTCCAATTTCGGGGGAATCCGCTGCCACCACCGCAGGTTACTTTTGGGCGTGACCTTCGGGATTCAGGAATGCGGCTGGTTGGGGCCGCCAAGACTCACTTATTCCCAGAACCCATGGTTCGACACTCGGAATGGGTCTGAATTGCCCTTCACATCGCTTTCTGGGTCCACCTCACAGGCTGGAGTCCTGGACTGCTGATCTGAGGACAGATGGGTTGGTACGGTGACTGCATTGGTTTGATAGATCTTACTCTTTGCCTTTCAGCACTGCTGTCTGCCAGGTCCTGCCCCGAAGCTCTCATACCAATTTCTCCATCACCCAGTGCTGACATGGACAGCCACCCCAGCGAGGCGATCCCGGGAACCAACCACATCGTTCCGGTCACTAAAATCTCGCAAGAGAAAAAGAGCCAGCCTGACAGATTCAGCCAACATCAACTCAGAGAGTTGTGGGCACGGTTTGAAGTCACGCCATACCTGACGACAGAACAAGTGCAATCCCTGTCTTCTCAATTGGGTCTGACAACGCTGCAGGTATGCTTCGTCAAGTCTTTTCTCAGCCTCACATCTAGCAGCGTCCCTGCACACTCACTTCCCCAACCCCGGCAACCCGACCTGAGGAAGTGGGGATTTATCTTGGGTACTGAGGTAGAACTCTCTGATGATTTTTCTATTTCATGGCTTCCTCCTTACAATCTTTCTCGGCAAGCATCCATATTTGACCCCGAGGTATGACTCCTTTCCCTTGCTGGCTTCTCTGAGAAGTTGGTTCCTCCCCATGACTGTCTGgattcatatgtgtgtgtgtttttgtatgtGTATTGGGGGTTGTCTGGGTGCCAGGGATAGAGTGAGTGGGAAGGCTGTCTATCACCTCTCTGACTTATTTTCTGCCCATCCTATAGGTTAGAAACTGGTTCCGGAATCAGAGGAAGAAATACAAGTTGTGGATTGCCTCGAGACATCAGACGCCCGTACCTATCTCTGGGGAGAAGTGCACATTATGCCACAGTCCGTGTATGTACAAGCAAAAGCAGCAGAGCCTCATACTATCATGCGGACTCCTTGGATTTGCAGGATGTGGAAGGTGAAACTTTCTCGGGATGTTCTTCTCCCTCTGAAAAAAGCCGTCACATTCCCGCTTGAACCAACAGCTCTGCGCACACATGTGCCGCTGATGACCAATATCGTTTCCGGAAGCATCACCATGTCATCTCTACTCATCCAGTCCGGTAACATGCATTTAGAACAGGATCTCAGCCCTCAGACTTACAAGACTGTGTTGTTCAACCCGGACACGATACCTCATCTCATCATACATACTTTATACATAttttatacacacatatatatatatatatatatatagccttTATATAACCTTTTTATAACAAATTAACAAACACAGTAAAATGTCAGTGGAAACTCAGTTCCAATACCCATATCACCACTCCTACAGGATTCCCTGGCCTTGAAAAAGCAATTGAAAAATTCTCCTTTCCCAATTATCTCTTTTATCCATTTGTTTGAGGGAGGTGCCTTCCCTTTAAACACATTTTCTCTTTGATATTTTAAACTGATAGACCCAGCCCCTTAGGGTTTTCTTATCAGCACCTATGCCTCAGTTGTAAATTCTCTGTAATGAACTAAGACAAGGGAAACAGCTTAAAAAGTCTAAACCGGCAATATGACTCTCAACCTTTGAATTACCCAcgtttaaaaatgtatttctaaTCACAGGACACATTTTGCAACACTTCACAACACTGGCCAGTTCATTCATCATAACTCATTTTATGCATATTGTACACAGACAAGCCACCGCAGCCAATCCCTCCTGTTAAATGAGTTGTTCATTTCCATTCCCCTAGAAAAAGTGTATAGATCCTTATATTCCTGAGACATTGGCATTCCTCTCATCTATACTGATTCCCCTATTATCTCTTTGGAGACAACCTTTAGGGATTTTCCTTCAAGCCTCTCACTCTTGTCCATATTTACAACTTTTCCTCATTCCGGCTCCACCCACATCCTTATACACAATCCCACTACAGTCATCATCTCAAATCTCAACTCCGACATCCCCAGAACATCCTATATAAGAATTCTAACACCATAACACGAGGGGGACCTTAATCCCAACATGTTAACGCAATCATTGCTGTACTAAAAACAGAACGGAGATGTGTTTATGGAATCATAAGGGACTTCCCTTCTTCAACAGAGGCTAACACTCCTTGGACTGTTAAGAATATTGCTCTTGTAACTCGCTGAGTTGTTCTCCAGTCAATCGAGTTATCATTCTGCCCTGAACATTACCTCTTAGCCTAGCCCACATGGAAACTCCTGACTCCTCCTTGATCATTGGGCAAAATGAGCCGGTGGGAAGGGGACTCTCAGTGTGGCTTCCCTCTCCTGGAAAAGGCAAGTCCTCACAATTTTCAGGGCCAGGGGCCCTAGAAGAGATCCCAGGGTCCAGTGGAGAAATCTGGACCATCTCCATCCAATACTAGAGATAC
Protein-coding sequences here:
- the LOC114808805 gene encoding homeobox protein NANOG-like, yielding MDSHPSEAIPGTNHIVPVTKISQEKKSQPDRFSQHQLRELWARFEVTPYLTTEQVQSLSSQLGLTTLQVRNWFRNQRKKYKLWIASRHQTPVPISGEKCTLCHSPCMYKQKQQSLILSCGLLGFAGCGR